The following proteins are encoded in a genomic region of Paenibacillus sp. FSL H3-0469:
- a CDS encoding metalloregulator ArsR/SmtB family transcription factor, protein MNPIDVFKALSNESRLQILQWLKEPYVHFKPHEGVDMEEIGVCVSQITDKLNMTQSTASQYLTMLQRAGLITTKRIGKFTYYQRDEEAIRQLAQYTMSEM, encoded by the coding sequence ATGAATCCAATAGATGTATTTAAGGCTTTATCGAATGAATCCAGGTTACAGATCTTACAATGGCTCAAAGAGCCATACGTCCATTTTAAACCCCACGAAGGAGTGGATATGGAGGAGATTGGGGTTTGTGTAAGTCAAATAACCGACAAGCTGAACATGACTCAGTCAACGGCCTCTCAATATCTTACGATGTTGCAGCGGGCAGGGCTAATCACCACAAAACGTATAGGCAAATTTACGTATTATCAGAGAGACGAAGAAGCTATACGTCAGTTAGCCCAGTATACGATGAGTGAGATGTAA